A window of the Thermotoga sp. SG1 genome harbors these coding sequences:
- a CDS encoding phosphodiester glycosidase family protein → MKQLMFIFLLLACLSFASYVISGKEAFPIRSVFRDGVYYVYVEDLSPVGVGYIHANGYHYVVYDDHVLFVKEKEMVLDFVKKLSPPLFLEGKLFLPIDAVKELMEDFQIHTKGENVLIYNSLPILLSATKEKDRIIISYTGVLVLDMVEVEKSMGRVVLKISPVVENIPMVSEGIEVKPGKNEITLTASVGNFYPDVKLTFEKNRLVCQLALIEGFFGKLEIADGVVFERKIEEFGKGEKTVVNYLIMDPEKVEVKPVIAEKGFGSLEKLDDMVKRVGGVAGINGNYFDPVTKFPIGLVVIDGKPYSTMFSGRPIFAITEEGDVFIGRVLVDVTLTVNDVLFLVKGINTLGEGEVLVYTKEFSGTIPKKDDKLYFVVEENTVKYLGYKEKAEGSESVIAVSKKYETYLSNLKIGDRAYLSIQPNLPIRIRQAVEGGPLLIQNGAPIPDAQEEKARYGGGIAYAKAPRTVVATKNGKLWFIVFEGYNHITRGLNYDELVDFLLSRGFEDAMCVDGGSSSVMAVDGNLFGKAENSTAAIPVGIVVWEKKSTEVGE, encoded by the coding sequence ATGAAACAATTGATGTTCATTTTTCTTCTTCTTGCCTGTCTTTCCTTTGCCTCCTATGTGATCAGCGGAAAAGAGGCGTTTCCCATAAGAAGCGTCTTCAGGGATGGTGTCTACTACGTTTATGTGGAAGATCTTTCGCCGGTTGGTGTTGGTTACATACACGCAAATGGTTATCACTACGTTGTCTACGATGATCACGTGCTTTTTGTGAAAGAAAAAGAGATGGTACTGGATTTTGTGAAGAAACTTTCTCCGCCCCTTTTTCTAGAAGGAAAACTCTTTCTTCCGATCGATGCAGTAAAGGAGCTTATGGAAGACTTTCAAATTCATACAAAAGGAGAAAATGTTCTCATCTACAACTCCCTGCCTATTCTTCTTTCCGCCACAAAAGAAAAAGACAGGATAATCATCTCTTACACGGGTGTTCTCGTACTGGACATGGTGGAAGTCGAAAAGAGCATGGGCAGGGTTGTCTTGAAGATCTCTCCTGTGGTGGAAAACATCCCCATGGTCTCAGAGGGAATAGAGGTGAAGCCGGGGAAAAATGAGATCACCCTCACTGCCAGTGTGGGAAACTTCTATCCCGATGTGAAGTTGACTTTTGAGAAGAACCGCCTCGTTTGTCAACTGGCTCTGATCGAAGGGTTTTTCGGGAAGCTTGAGATAGCCGATGGTGTTGTGTTCGAACGTAAGATAGAGGAATTCGGAAAGGGAGAAAAAACGGTTGTGAACTACTTGATCATGGATCCAGAAAAGGTCGAGGTGAAACCCGTCATAGCCGAAAAGGGCTTTGGTTCGCTTGAAAAACTGGACGATATGGTGAAGAGGGTCGGTGGTGTGGCTGGTATAAACGGAAACTATTTTGATCCTGTGACGAAGTTTCCCATTGGCCTTGTCGTGATAGATGGGAAGCCTTATTCTACGATGTTTTCCGGAAGACCCATTTTTGCGATTACAGAAGAAGGAGACGTGTTCATAGGAAGGGTACTTGTGGATGTCACCCTGACGGTGAACGATGTACTCTTTCTCGTCAAGGGAATCAACACGCTCGGAGAGGGAGAAGTTCTGGTTTACACGAAGGAGTTCTCAGGTACTATTCCAAAAAAAGATGACAAGTTGTATTTCGTCGTGGAAGAAAACACGGTGAAATATCTTGGATACAAGGAAAAAGCAGAAGGTTCAGAGAGTGTGATAGCCGTCTCGAAGAAATACGAAACTTACCTTTCCAACCTGAAGATAGGAGACAGGGCTTATCTTTCGATTCAGCCGAATCTGCCGATTCGAATAAGACAGGCAGTGGAGGGAGGCCCTCTTCTGATACAAAATGGTGCTCCGATTCCCGATGCCCAGGAAGAAAAGGCAAGATACGGTGGTGGTATCGCCTATGCGAAGGCACCGAGGACGGTTGTTGCTACAAAAAATGGAAAGCTTTGGTTTATCGTCTTCGAAGGTTATAATCATATAACGAGAGGGTTGAACTACGATGAACTCGTTGATTTTCTTCTTTCCAGAGGGTTCGAAGATGCCATGTGTGTCGATGGGGGAAGTTCTTCAGTAATGGCGGTGGACGGAAACCTCTTTGGAAAGGCAGAAAATAGCACGGCAGCCATACCTGTGGGGATCGTTGTTTGGGAGAAAAAAAGCACGGAGGTGGGTGAGTGA
- a CDS encoding alpha-amylase family glycosyl hydrolase, translated as MNLKNLIIYEAFARAYPGEKGKKFLSLEKDLERLKGMGINTVWLMPIHPTGVKERKGTLGSPYAIRDYYEIDPLIGTKEDFKNFVKRAHELNMYVLMDMVLNHAAVDNVLVKKHPEWFLRDESGNFARKVPDWSDIVDFDYSNGELREYMISMMKYWVEEFDVDGFRCDVAGLVPLDFWIQARKSLDPVKRLIWISETHDPYMYQAFDITYDYDGYYRFRDFIEGKNSLREYIDFLRMQDHIYPRGYIKMRFLENHDQPRVAKFISQESLMHWIAFLFTVKGVPLVHNGQEYGLKEDLDIFNEYTLPIPGEENKIFSLHRKLAHYRLKTNVFSDGEMIFIRNDQPERVISYLWRYKNRFILCVLNPLLENTSVTLDFSGIWESVCIHSKNVFNDDIVRVSVKNSRARIEVGREPLILSFVLY; from the coding sequence ATGAACCTCAAAAACCTGATAATATACGAAGCCTTCGCAAGGGCTTATCCGGGTGAAAAAGGGAAAAAGTTTCTCTCTCTTGAAAAAGATCTGGAAAGACTGAAAGGGATGGGCATCAACACGGTGTGGTTGATGCCCATTCATCCTACCGGTGTGAAAGAAAGAAAAGGAACCCTTGGCTCTCCGTATGCTATTCGAGACTACTACGAGATAGATCCTTTAATCGGAACAAAAGAAGATTTCAAAAATTTTGTGAAGAGAGCGCACGAACTGAACATGTACGTTCTGATGGACATGGTGTTGAACCATGCTGCCGTCGATAACGTCTTAGTGAAGAAACATCCCGAGTGGTTTCTCAGAGACGAGAGCGGAAACTTCGCAAGAAAGGTTCCTGACTGGTCAGATATCGTCGATTTTGACTATTCGAACGGAGAGTTGAGGGAGTACATGATCAGCATGATGAAGTACTGGGTCGAGGAGTTCGACGTGGATGGCTTTCGATGTGATGTGGCAGGCCTTGTTCCTCTGGATTTCTGGATTCAGGCAAGAAAAAGTCTTGATCCTGTGAAAAGACTCATATGGATATCTGAAACTCATGACCCATACATGTACCAGGCGTTTGACATCACTTACGACTACGACGGTTATTACAGGTTCAGGGATTTCATAGAAGGGAAAAACAGTTTAAGGGAGTACATCGATTTTTTGAGGATGCAGGATCACATTTATCCAAGAGGATACATAAAGATGAGGTTTCTGGAAAACCACGATCAACCCAGAGTAGCGAAGTTCATCTCTCAAGAATCACTGATGCACTGGATCGCTTTTCTCTTCACAGTGAAGGGAGTACCTCTTGTTCATAACGGACAGGAATACGGTCTCAAGGAAGATCTTGACATATTCAACGAGTACACGCTTCCCATCCCAGGAGAAGAAAACAAAATATTTTCCCTACACAGAAAACTTGCCCACTACAGGCTCAAAACGAACGTGTTTTCAGACGGGGAGATGATCTTCATAAGAAACGATCAGCCGGAGAGGGTGATATCCTATCTCTGGAGGTACAAAAACAGGTTTATTCTCTGTGTCTTGAATCCTCTTTTGGAGAACACATCCGTTACTCTGGATTTTTCCGGCATATGGGAAAGCGTCTGTATTCACTCCAAGAATGTGTTCAACGATGATATTGTGAGAGTGAGCGTGAAAAATTCCAGAGCGAGGATAGAAGTTGGAAGAGAACCTCTGATACTTTCTTTCGTGCTCTACTGA
- a CDS encoding DUF503 domain-containing protein, giving the protein MNIGVVSLRVRLFGVRSLKEKRGILKRLMNDLRKKYNISVSEVGAHDSKNFFEIGIAMVNTDKAFIERVFDAIIDYLELYPGMEVEETEREVW; this is encoded by the coding sequence ATGAACATAGGTGTGGTGAGTTTGCGAGTCAGACTCTTCGGTGTGAGGTCCTTGAAAGAAAAAAGAGGCATACTGAAAAGACTCATGAACGACCTGAGAAAAAAGTACAACATATCCGTTTCCGAAGTTGGGGCACACGATTCGAAGAACTTCTTCGAGATAGGAATCGCCATGGTGAACACAGACAAGGCATTCATAGAGAGGGTGTTTGACGCCATCATAGATTATCTGGAACTCTATCCCGGTATGGAGGTAGAGGAAACAGAGAGAGAGGTGTGGTAG
- the yqeK gene encoding bis(5'-nucleosyl)-tetraphosphatase (symmetrical) YqeK encodes MTLVIDELEAILNRILSKKRIVHVKSVVDFSKRLGEIYNVDLNRLELAALSHDMFRDVPPRKLLKMSRAYGLEISDLEKAHPVLLHGKVAAEFLKRRFGVDDEEILMAVAYHTSGHVGFREIGKILFIADSLEFTRDFPGVDALRKIAFRNLEEGFFQVLKNKIFYAVGRDLLLIPETVELWNSILMSRGGHVDEEVE; translated from the coding sequence ATGACACTGGTCATAGATGAACTGGAAGCGATCCTGAACAGAATCCTTTCAAAAAAAAGGATCGTTCATGTAAAGTCTGTGGTGGATTTTTCGAAAAGACTGGGAGAGATATACAACGTGGATCTGAACAGACTGGAACTTGCCGCTTTGTCACATGATATGTTCAGAGACGTGCCACCCCGAAAACTCTTGAAGATGTCCAGGGCTTACGGTTTGGAAATATCGGATCTGGAAAAGGCTCACCCTGTTTTGCTCCATGGAAAGGTAGCGGCAGAGTTTTTGAAAAGACGCTTCGGCGTGGACGACGAAGAGATACTCATGGCCGTTGCTTATCATACTTCAGGACATGTTGGTTTCAGGGAAATAGGAAAGATCCTCTTCATAGCCGACTCTTTGGAGTTCACACGAGACTTCCCAGGGGTTGATGCTCTAAGGAAGATAGCGTTTCGAAACTTGGAGGAGGGATTCTTCCAGGTTTTGAAGAATAAGATCTTCTACGCGGTTGGGAGAGATCTTTTGCTCATACCTGAGACGGTAGAGCTCTGGAACAGCATTCTCATGAGCAGAGGA
- the fusA gene encoding elongation factor G produces MGDIRNVRTAALIGHNGSGKSLLLSRILHKLNMIDRPETKYVDYDPVEEEKGASFSSHVASFEWKGKRMFLIDTPGFADFISEVINAIFVAENVVSVVNAVAGVEIQTERTWNLAEEMKKPIMVFVNQMDKERANFDNVVAELKERFSRKILPLVVPIGAAENFEGVVDLLKKKAYRYNGEEPMEEDMPSEFNELRSEILEDIVEQDEELMMRYLDGEEIGYDELVKVLRESYRKGELVPVIAGSALNGIGVDVLLDYLENIGVSPAEASPYRATMEDGKEVEIPFSEEEPFCAYIFKSVVDQFVGRITFAKVIAGTLKSGDTIVNVQKDTSEKVGHIYLPVLKQQREVESIGPGEIVVLLKLKEGAVGETLAHKDRRVKIIAPSFPEPMFSRSVHPKSKSDIDKISGGLSRLSDSDPTFVWEYDPETGETVISGLGAMHLDVMVERLKKIFGVDVEIGRPKIAYRETITATAIAEHKHKKQTGGHGQYGHVKIQLEPLPRGQGYEFVDKIVGGVIPRNFIPSVDKGIREAMKKGVLAGYPVTDVRVILFDGSYHEVDSSDISFQIAAIQAFKKGMEAAKPVILEPIMEVEVFVPEENAGDVMGEISSRRGRPLGMEPSGKGMVKVKAEVPLAEMLDFSNKLSSITSGRGYFTMRFQRYEIVPPNIQERIIEERRREMQEQEK; encoded by the coding sequence ATGGGAGACATCCGGAATGTGCGCACAGCAGCTTTGATAGGTCACAACGGGTCTGGGAAGTCTTTGCTTCTTTCTCGCATTCTCCACAAGTTGAATATGATCGACAGGCCGGAAACGAAGTACGTGGACTACGATCCCGTTGAGGAGGAGAAAGGTGCGAGTTTTTCCTCACACGTGGCATCTTTTGAATGGAAGGGCAAGAGAATGTTTTTGATAGATACCCCGGGGTTTGCAGATTTCATCTCTGAAGTCATAAATGCGATCTTTGTTGCGGAAAACGTAGTGTCAGTGGTGAACGCTGTGGCGGGTGTGGAGATACAGACGGAAAGGACTTGGAACCTGGCCGAAGAGATGAAAAAACCCATTATGGTGTTTGTGAACCAAATGGACAAGGAAAGGGCAAACTTTGACAACGTCGTTGCGGAGTTGAAAGAAAGATTCTCAAGGAAAATACTGCCCCTTGTTGTTCCAATCGGTGCAGCGGAGAATTTTGAAGGTGTTGTTGACCTTCTGAAGAAGAAGGCTTACAGATACAACGGAGAAGAGCCGATGGAAGAAGATATGCCATCTGAGTTCAATGAGTTGCGATCGGAGATCCTCGAAGACATAGTGGAGCAGGACGAAGAGCTCATGATGAGATACCTCGATGGAGAAGAAATAGGATACGACGAACTCGTGAAAGTCCTCAGAGAAAGCTACAGAAAAGGTGAACTGGTACCTGTGATAGCAGGTTCTGCTCTGAACGGAATCGGCGTTGATGTGCTTTTGGACTATCTGGAAAACATAGGTGTCTCCCCGGCAGAGGCGAGCCCCTACAGGGCAACGATGGAAGACGGTAAAGAAGTGGAGATACCTTTTTCTGAAGAAGAACCCTTCTGTGCCTACATCTTCAAATCTGTTGTTGACCAGTTCGTCGGAAGAATAACCTTTGCAAAAGTCATAGCGGGCACTCTGAAGAGTGGAGATACCATCGTCAACGTTCAGAAAGACACCTCGGAAAAAGTTGGACACATTTATCTTCCCGTTCTCAAGCAGCAAAGAGAAGTCGAATCTATTGGACCGGGCGAAATTGTGGTACTTCTGAAACTCAAAGAGGGTGCTGTTGGAGAAACACTTGCCCACAAGGATAGAAGGGTGAAGATAATCGCTCCTTCTTTCCCGGAGCCCATGTTCTCTCGTTCTGTCCATCCAAAGTCCAAGTCGGACATCGACAAAATCAGTGGAGGACTGTCCAGACTCTCCGATTCCGATCCCACTTTTGTGTGGGAGTACGATCCGGAGACTGGTGAAACGGTGATCTCTGGTCTTGGTGCAATGCACCTTGACGTTATGGTGGAAAGACTGAAGAAAATCTTCGGAGTCGATGTCGAAATTGGAAGGCCGAAGATCGCATACAGAGAAACAATCACCGCAACAGCCATTGCAGAGCACAAACACAAAAAACAAACTGGTGGTCATGGTCAGTACGGACACGTGAAGATACAACTGGAACCTCTGCCAAGGGGTCAGGGATACGAATTCGTTGACAAGATCGTTGGAGGTGTGATCCCCAGAAACTTCATTCCTTCCGTCGATAAAGGTATCAGAGAAGCGATGAAAAAGGGTGTCCTTGCAGGCTATCCTGTCACGGACGTCAGGGTCATCCTCTTCGATGGTTCCTATCACGAAGTGGACTCCTCCGATATTTCGTTCCAGATAGCAGCGATACAGGCCTTCAAGAAAGGAATGGAAGCGGCAAAGCCTGTGATATTGGAGCCAATCATGGAGGTGGAGGTCTTCGTCCCCGAAGAGAACGCAGGAGACGTGATGGGTGAGATCTCCAGCAGAAGAGGAAGGCCTCTTGGTATGGAACCTTCCGGCAAGGGCATGGTGAAGGTGAAAGCGGAAGTTCCCCTTGCAGAGATGCTTGACTTTTCCAACAAACTTTCTTCCATCACCAGTGGAAGAGGTTACTTCACCATGAGATTCCAGAGGTACGAGATAGTGCCTCCGAACATTCAGGAGAGGATCATCGAAGAGAGAAGAAGAGAGATGCAGGAACAGGAGAAATGA